From a region of the Arachis ipaensis cultivar K30076 chromosome B09, Araip1.1, whole genome shotgun sequence genome:
- the LOC107619244 gene encoding uncharacterized protein LOC107619244, whose translation MGFFSFLGRVFFASLFILSAWQMFNEFDATGGPIAKELIPKLNVLRGNLSSKLGVAIPQLDVRQLIATIIFLKGVGGILFVFGSTFGSFLLLSHLALTTPILYDFYNYSPKRPEYSLLLNDFIQNIALFGALLFFIGMKNSIPRRQLRKKNPKPKTN comes from the exons atgggGTTCTTCTCGTTTCTGGGTCGTGTCTTCTTCGCTTCCCTCTTCATCTTATCGGCATGGCAGAT GTTTAATGAATTTGATGCCACTGGCGGGCCCATTGCAAAGGAGTTGATTCCAAAGCTCAATGTTTTGAGGGGAAATTTGTCGTCGAAATTGGGGGTTGCGATACCACAATTGGAT GTTCGCCAACTCATTGCCACTATCATTTTTCTAAAGGGGGTTGGAGGGATTCTGTTTGTGTTTGGAAGCACATTTGGATCTTTTCTTCTG CTTTCGCATTTGGCACTTACTACTCCAATTCTGTATGACTTCTATAACTACTCACCTAAAAGGCCCGAATATAGCTTACTACTGAATGATTTCATTCAG AACATAGCACTCTTTGGTGCATTGCTATTCTTTATAGGGATGAAGAATTCAATTCCAAGGAGACAACTCAGGAAGAAGAACCCAAAACCCAAGACAAATTAG
- the LOC107619772 gene encoding cell wall protein RBR3 isoform X2 translates to MSKAFSSTKPSSLPPPKAIATSSAKNRLSPRSPLQDLNRISNSSNSSYASSNLSTEPPSGCLRFLSSSSFKTPASHKQPKSLSKTPNSVPDGIGSKQPKSKSSKENLSRGSNAEPQAKRISSNKVRSCQKNPPCRTGQKSKPCSVLSEHGKLLPGLAPGSEELKGKKDSLRGIIDNGNEDSRLKTSHGTPSLTPLSRKVAELDLDSTIHEDVNENSNRSASRTPPINNSVSPEIQCGSSLVSTTTPACYGAGYLVSGVTDKRKCRPRGILTVEENYSGFDKTAADSFDDGGEKKVTDVSDNVSPSLLPLPAEALVHWLSSPRNKGKKVLSPNADSAAKQSEGLAESTTFDSSTSPSCSSKSFWNITDGSDLSGTSYHIRRKMSSSISPSGISEFQVRFDSMLSPSYPSILFSTNSMLSCSSSGKGKKDQYNPIDENSPLSLTSIGSGNVMQTPESDYGSDLHVALSFVHTDNRKQGSPNPVLNSINDVFTSESLHLNSSVPPEDSVNSSFQFDCLAVPCESIDFSKLPRFSDDQDPWLSSCTIGNASESQSQMSQPYDPDEFDCCRCLSDEEDLANHRDSDRLSAPRIDEDDGCEISKDVNIAHMEDNELEIVGLAKYFQL, encoded by the exons ATGAGCAAGGCATTTTCATCAACAAAACCCTCTTCTCTGCCTCCACCAAAGGCAATAGCAACATCCTCTGCAAAGAATAGGCTAAGTCCTCGAAGCCCGTTGCAGGATCTCAACCGCATTTCCAACAGCAGCAACAGCAGCTATGCTTCTTCCAATCTCTCCACTGAACCCCCAAGTGGTTGCCTCAGGTTcctgtcttcctcttctttcaaAACACCTGCATCACACAAGCAGCCGAAGAGCCTCTCCAAAACCCCTAACTCAGTACCTGATGGGATTGGTTCGAAACAACCTAAATCTAAGTCCTCAAAGGAGAATCTTTCTAGAGGTAGCAATGCTGAGCCACAAGCAAAAAGGATCTCATCGAATAAGGTACGGTCATGTCAGAAGAACCCCCCATGCAGGACTGGGCAAAAGTCTAAGCCTTGTTCTGTTCTGAGTGAGCATGGCAAACTTTTACCTGGGTTGGCACCTGGATCTGAGGAGTTAAAGGGAAAGAAAGACAGTTTGAGAGGGATAATTGATAATGGCAATGAGGATTCCCGGCTTAAAACCTCTCATGGTACTCCTAGCTTGACTCCTTTGAGTAGAAAAGTTGCTGAGTTGGATTTGGATAGTACGATTCATGAGGATGTTAACGAGAACTCAAATAGAAGTGCTAGTAGAACACCTCCGATTAATAACTCTGTTTCGCCTGAGATACAATGTGGATCTTCTTTGGTTTCAACAACCACACCGGCTTGTTACGGTGCTGGATATCTTGTTTCTGGTGTCACTGACAAGAGGAAGTGCAGGCCTAGAGGGATTCTTACTGTAGAAGAGAATTATTCAGGCTTTGATAAAACAGCTGCTGATAGTTTTGATGATGGTGGTGAGAAGAAAGTAACAGATGTTAGCGACAATGTGAGTCCTTCCTTGTTGCCTTTGCCGGCTGAAGCTTTAGTGCATTGGCTTTCTTCGCCACGTAACAAGGGGAAGAAGGTTCTCAGTCCAAATGCCGACAGCGCAGCAAAACAAAGTGAAGGACTAGCAGAATCCACAACTTTTGATTCCAGTACTTCACCATCATGCAGTTCCAAATCTTTTTGGAATATAACTGATGGCAGTGATTTGTCTGGTACTTCTTATCATATAAGGAGAAAGATGAGTTCTTCAATTTCTCCAAGTGGAATTTCCGAATTCCAAGTACGTTTTGATTCCATGTTGTCCCCTTCTTATCCATCCATATTATTTTCTACAAATTCCATGCTTAGTTGTAGTAGCTCCGGAAAAGGTAAAAAAGATCAGTACAATCCCATTGATGAGAATTCACCCTTATCCCTGACTTCAATAGGCAGTGGGAATGTTATGCAAACTCCAGAATCAGACTACGGTTCAGACTTGCATGTTGCATTGTCGTTTGTCCATACAGACAATCGAAAACAAGGTAGTCCTAATCCTGTCCTTAATTCTATCAATGATGTTTTCACATCAGAAAGCCTCCATCTCAATAGCTCTGTGCCACCTGAGGATTCTGTTAATTCTAGTTTCCAATTTGATTGTTTAGCTGTGCCTTGTGAATCGATTGATTTCAGCAAACTTCCGAGATTTTCAGATGATCAGGATCCTTGGTTATCAAGTTGTACAATAGGGAATGCATCCGAATCACAATCCCA AATGAGCCAACCTTATGATCCGGATGAATTTGACTGTTGTAGATGTTTGTCAGATGAAGAAGACCTTGCTAACCACCGTGATAGCGATAGGTTATCAGCTCCACGAATCGATGAAGATGATGGCTGTGAAATATCAAAGGATGTCAACATTGCTCACATGGAAGACAATGAACTCGAAATTGTGGGTCTGGCAAAGTATTTCCAGCTTTGA
- the LOC107619772 gene encoding cell wall protein RBR3 isoform X1: MSKAFSSTKPSSLPPPKAIATSSAKNRLSPRSPLQDLNRISNSSNSSYASSNLSTEPPSGCLRFLSSSSFKTPASHKQPKSLSKTPNSVPDGIGSKQPKSKSSKENLSRGSNAEPQAKRISSNKVRSCQKNPPCRTGQKSKPCSVLSEHGKLLPGLAPGSEELKGKKDSLRGIIDNGNEDSRLKTSHGTPSLTPLSRKVAELDLDSTIHEDVNENSNRSASRTPPINNSVSPEIQCGSSLVSTTTPACYGAGYLVSGVTDKRKCRPRGILTVEENYSGFDKTAADSFDDGGEKKVTDVSDNVSPSLLPLPAEALVHWLSSPRNKGKKVLSPNADSAAKQSEGLAESTTFDSSTSPSCSSKSFWNITDGSDLSGTSYHIRRKMSSSISPSGISEFQVRFDSMLSPSYPSILFSTNSMLSCSSSGKGKKDQYNPIDENSPLSLTSIGSGNVMQTPESDYGSDLHVALSFVHTDNRKQGSPNPVLNSINDVFTSESLHLNSSVPPEDSVNSSFQFDCLAVPCESIDFSKLPRFSDDQDPWLSSCTIGNASESQSQTGISWREEVLMSQPYDPDEFDCCRCLSDEEDLANHRDSDRLSAPRIDEDDGCEISKDVNIAHMEDNELEIVGLAKYFQL, from the coding sequence ATGAGCAAGGCATTTTCATCAACAAAACCCTCTTCTCTGCCTCCACCAAAGGCAATAGCAACATCCTCTGCAAAGAATAGGCTAAGTCCTCGAAGCCCGTTGCAGGATCTCAACCGCATTTCCAACAGCAGCAACAGCAGCTATGCTTCTTCCAATCTCTCCACTGAACCCCCAAGTGGTTGCCTCAGGTTcctgtcttcctcttctttcaaAACACCTGCATCACACAAGCAGCCGAAGAGCCTCTCCAAAACCCCTAACTCAGTACCTGATGGGATTGGTTCGAAACAACCTAAATCTAAGTCCTCAAAGGAGAATCTTTCTAGAGGTAGCAATGCTGAGCCACAAGCAAAAAGGATCTCATCGAATAAGGTACGGTCATGTCAGAAGAACCCCCCATGCAGGACTGGGCAAAAGTCTAAGCCTTGTTCTGTTCTGAGTGAGCATGGCAAACTTTTACCTGGGTTGGCACCTGGATCTGAGGAGTTAAAGGGAAAGAAAGACAGTTTGAGAGGGATAATTGATAATGGCAATGAGGATTCCCGGCTTAAAACCTCTCATGGTACTCCTAGCTTGACTCCTTTGAGTAGAAAAGTTGCTGAGTTGGATTTGGATAGTACGATTCATGAGGATGTTAACGAGAACTCAAATAGAAGTGCTAGTAGAACACCTCCGATTAATAACTCTGTTTCGCCTGAGATACAATGTGGATCTTCTTTGGTTTCAACAACCACACCGGCTTGTTACGGTGCTGGATATCTTGTTTCTGGTGTCACTGACAAGAGGAAGTGCAGGCCTAGAGGGATTCTTACTGTAGAAGAGAATTATTCAGGCTTTGATAAAACAGCTGCTGATAGTTTTGATGATGGTGGTGAGAAGAAAGTAACAGATGTTAGCGACAATGTGAGTCCTTCCTTGTTGCCTTTGCCGGCTGAAGCTTTAGTGCATTGGCTTTCTTCGCCACGTAACAAGGGGAAGAAGGTTCTCAGTCCAAATGCCGACAGCGCAGCAAAACAAAGTGAAGGACTAGCAGAATCCACAACTTTTGATTCCAGTACTTCACCATCATGCAGTTCCAAATCTTTTTGGAATATAACTGATGGCAGTGATTTGTCTGGTACTTCTTATCATATAAGGAGAAAGATGAGTTCTTCAATTTCTCCAAGTGGAATTTCCGAATTCCAAGTACGTTTTGATTCCATGTTGTCCCCTTCTTATCCATCCATATTATTTTCTACAAATTCCATGCTTAGTTGTAGTAGCTCCGGAAAAGGTAAAAAAGATCAGTACAATCCCATTGATGAGAATTCACCCTTATCCCTGACTTCAATAGGCAGTGGGAATGTTATGCAAACTCCAGAATCAGACTACGGTTCAGACTTGCATGTTGCATTGTCGTTTGTCCATACAGACAATCGAAAACAAGGTAGTCCTAATCCTGTCCTTAATTCTATCAATGATGTTTTCACATCAGAAAGCCTCCATCTCAATAGCTCTGTGCCACCTGAGGATTCTGTTAATTCTAGTTTCCAATTTGATTGTTTAGCTGTGCCTTGTGAATCGATTGATTTCAGCAAACTTCCGAGATTTTCAGATGATCAGGATCCTTGGTTATCAAGTTGTACAATAGGGAATGCATCCGAATCACAATCCCAAACGGGAATATCATGGAGAGAAGAAGTGTTAATGAGCCAACCTTATGATCCGGATGAATTTGACTGTTGTAGATGTTTGTCAGATGAAGAAGACCTTGCTAACCACCGTGATAGCGATAGGTTATCAGCTCCACGAATCGATGAAGATGATGGCTGTGAAATATCAAAGGATGTCAACATTGCTCACATGGAAGACAATGAACTCGAAATTGTGGGTCTGGCAAAGTATTTCCAGCTTTGA